In a single window of the Methanofollis ethanolicus genome:
- a CDS encoding glycosyltransferase codes for MKILLVSTQDYIHHPVPSRHHYIFEELAKRHEVHVPHFHVSDGKERETRLHVHEATMFPLKSPLLHYTLNAPYHATVMRRIIRDEGIDVVVAAQVLAGTAVIREAKKAGVPVLFDLKDWFPDSAAAYYTNPLARRVIRDGVWAITRYNLDHSDRITTVSPSLARQLQGHGYEAGVITNGVNTEIFRPMDGSKMRKRLGIGEEEFVIGFAGSVERWYAIDNLIRLLPAIRSRHGNVHLLVVGGSLFTGYLDDLKTGAISLGLRDHVTFTGTVEHTDLPGYIAAMDVCTIPLSPPQWANIALPNKFFEYSACAKPILSRPIPDMEQIGGDHLSIYRNNEEFISLVEEKIDHCTSFSIDAEQFSWKRRAAEMEKVLKELVG; via the coding sequence ATGAAGATCCTCCTCGTCTCCACACAGGACTACATCCACCACCCGGTCCCCTCCCGCCACCACTACATCTTCGAGGAACTGGCAAAAAGACACGAGGTGCATGTTCCCCACTTTCACGTGAGCGACGGCAAGGAGAGAGAGACACGCCTCCATGTCCATGAGGCGACGATGTTCCCCCTCAAAAGCCCGCTCCTCCACTACACCCTCAACGCCCCGTATCATGCCACCGTGATGAGGAGGATCATCAGAGACGAGGGGATCGACGTTGTCGTCGCCGCTCAGGTGCTCGCCGGCACCGCAGTGATCAGGGAGGCAAAGAAGGCAGGGGTTCCTGTGCTTTTCGACCTGAAGGACTGGTTCCCTGACTCTGCCGCAGCCTATTATACGAACCCCCTTGCCAGACGCGTCATCCGCGACGGGGTCTGGGCGATCACACGCTACAACCTCGACCACAGTGACCGGATCACGACCGTCTCCCCCTCCCTGGCCCGACAACTCCAGGGCCATGGCTACGAGGCCGGAGTGATCACGAACGGTGTCAACACCGAGATCTTCAGGCCGATGGACGGTTCGAAGATGCGAAAGCGCCTCGGCATCGGGGAAGAGGAGTTCGTCATTGGTTTTGCCGGGTCTGTCGAACGCTGGTACGCTATCGACAACCTCATCAGGCTCCTCCCTGCGATCCGTAGCCGTCACGGCAACGTCCACCTCCTTGTCGTCGGAGGATCTCTCTTCACCGGGTACCTCGATGACCTGAAAACCGGGGCCATCTCCCTCGGCCTCAGAGACCACGTCACCTTCACCGGGACAGTGGAGCACACAGACCTGCCCGGCTACATCGCGGCCATGGACGTCTGCACCATCCCCCTGTCTCCCCCGCAGTGGGCAAACATCGCCCTCCCGAACAAGTTCTTCGAGTATTCAGCCTGCGCGAAACCGATCCTCTCCCGGCCCATCCCGGATATGGAACAGATCGGGGGGGACCACCTCTCCATCTACCGCAACAACGAAGAGTTCATCAGTCTCGTCGAGGAGAAGATCGATCACTGTACCTCATTCTCCATCGACGCCGAACAGTTCAGCTGGAAGAGGCGGGCGGCAGAGATGGAAAAAGTGCTGAAGGAACTTGTCGGCTGA
- a CDS encoding nucleotide sugar dehydrogenase, with the protein MKDRLSSIIARKGPIRRVGVIGMGYVGIPAAVLFADAPAFEHVYGFQRDSPSSGYKIEMLNRGESPLKGEEPGLEDLLQKVVSAGKFECTPDFSKIAECDAVTLAIQTPFADKKDLLPDFTPLIAGIRNVGRYLTPGTLVVLESTITPGTTAGMAREILEEESGLVAGEDFALAHAPERVMVGRLLKNIREHDRIVGGIDDVSTRRAVELYSPVLTTGHVIPMTATAAEVTKTAENTFRDLQIAAVNQLALYCEAMGINVYDVRAGVASLKGEGITRAVLWPGAGVGGHCLTKDTYHLERGVQQLGPDALDFPEGRESLYTLARGINDFMPTHMLHLTESALKQAGKTLKGAKIALLGWAFINDSDDARNTPAEPFYEAATAAGAEVRVHDPWVDPETAPDVPPGLSKDLEAVLSGADAVAIFAGHKEYRRLVPAEVKALCACPHPAVVDGRNVVEPDAWIDAGFTYRSIGRGDKNGHDLRD; encoded by the coding sequence ATGAAAGACAGACTCTCATCGATCATAGCACGGAAAGGCCCGATCCGGCGGGTCGGCGTCATCGGCATGGGCTATGTGGGCATCCCCGCGGCGGTGCTCTTCGCCGATGCCCCGGCATTCGAGCATGTCTACGGCTTCCAGAGAGACTCCCCCTCGTCTGGCTACAAAATTGAGATGCTGAACCGGGGCGAGTCGCCCCTGAAGGGCGAGGAGCCCGGGCTCGAAGACCTCCTCCAGAAGGTCGTCTCAGCCGGAAAATTTGAGTGTACCCCCGACTTCTCGAAGATCGCCGAGTGCGACGCGGTGACGCTCGCCATCCAGACGCCGTTTGCGGACAAGAAAGACCTCCTCCCCGACTTCACCCCTCTCATCGCGGGGATCAGGAATGTCGGGAGATACCTCACGCCCGGCACCCTCGTCGTGCTCGAATCGACGATCACGCCGGGGACGACTGCAGGAATGGCCCGCGAGATCCTGGAAGAGGAGTCGGGCCTCGTCGCAGGCGAGGACTTCGCCCTCGCCCACGCACCCGAGAGGGTGATGGTCGGAAGGTTGCTCAAGAACATCCGCGAGCACGACCGCATCGTCGGCGGCATCGACGACGTTTCCACCCGCCGGGCCGTCGAACTCTACTCGCCCGTCCTCACCACAGGACACGTCATCCCGATGACCGCCACCGCCGCCGAGGTGACGAAGACCGCGGAGAACACTTTCCGCGACCTCCAGATCGCCGCCGTCAACCAGCTCGCTCTGTACTGCGAGGCGATGGGCATCAATGTCTACGACGTGCGTGCCGGCGTCGCCTCCCTCAAGGGCGAGGGGATCACCCGCGCCGTCCTCTGGCCGGGCGCAGGCGTCGGCGGTCACTGCCTCACCAAGGACACCTACCATCTCGAACGCGGCGTGCAACAACTCGGGCCGGATGCACTCGACTTCCCCGAGGGCCGAGAGTCCCTGTACACCCTCGCCCGCGGCATCAACGACTTCATGCCGACGCACATGCTCCATCTTACAGAGTCTGCACTCAAACAGGCGGGCAAGACCCTGAAGGGCGCGAAGATCGCCCTCCTCGGCTGGGCCTTCATCAACGACTCGGACGACGCGAGGAACACACCGGCAGAACCCTTCTACGAGGCGGCGACGGCCGCAGGCGCGGAGGTCCGCGTCCACGACCCCTGGGTCGACCCGGAAACCGCACCCGACGTGCCGCCGGGATTGTCGAAGGATCTTGAAGCGGTACTCAGCGGCGCGGATGCGGTCGCCATCTTTGCCGGACACAAGGAGTACAGGAGACTCGTGCCGGCAGAAGTAAAGGCGCTCTGCGCCTGCCCCCACCCGGCGGTCGTCGACGGCCGGAATGTCGTCGAGCCGGATGCCTGGATCGACGCGGGTTTCACGTACCGCAGCATCGGCAGGGGCGACAAAAACGGCCACGACCTCCGGGACTGA
- a CDS encoding Gfo/Idh/MocA family protein has protein sequence MDAGVIGTGTMGRNHVRVYTELKEVGTTYVYDLDAAAAERVAAANDAEVCHSMDELLRKAECISVCVPTPYHFSTAGQVIGAGVHTLIEKPICLTAEEGKQLLGLIPDDITVGVGHIERFNPVVDEVKRLVKDPLYVQISRHNPASARVTGSSVVEDLMIHDIDIVFHALFNGPYTLRSSGTADIAGALLTFGTTPVYLSASRKSSKKVRTIYVEEEDLTIEGDFMTQEVYVYRKPGAYGQENGLYRQENIIEKVLVNKVEPLKIELQTFVRAARDGTPFPVSPAEGLENLRICEEIRGSLSI, from the coding sequence ATGGACGCAGGCGTCATCGGCACCGGCACGATGGGCAGGAACCATGTGCGGGTCTACACCGAGTTGAAAGAGGTCGGCACGACCTATGTCTACGACCTCGATGCGGCGGCCGCAGAGAGAGTCGCAGCCGCGAACGACGCCGAGGTCTGCCACTCGATGGACGAACTCCTGCGGAAGGCCGAGTGCATCTCGGTCTGCGTCCCGACGCCGTACCACTTTTCGACGGCAGGACAGGTCATCGGGGCCGGGGTGCACACCCTCATCGAAAAGCCGATCTGCCTCACCGCCGAGGAGGGGAAGCAACTCCTCGGCCTGATCCCGGACGACATCACCGTCGGCGTCGGCCACATCGAGCGCTTCAACCCGGTCGTCGACGAGGTGAAAAGGCTCGTCAAAGATCCCCTCTATGTCCAGATCTCACGGCACAACCCGGCATCGGCACGGGTGACCGGGTCCTCTGTCGTCGAGGACCTGATGATCCACGACATCGACATCGTCTTCCACGCCCTCTTCAACGGCCCGTACACCCTCAGGAGCAGCGGCACCGCCGACATCGCAGGGGCGCTCCTCACCTTCGGGACGACGCCGGTCTATCTCTCCGCAAGCAGGAAGTCCTCGAAGAAGGTCAGGACGATCTATGTCGAGGAGGAGGACCTGACGATCGAGGGCGACTTCATGACCCAGGAGGTCTATGTCTACCGGAAACCCGGCGCATACGGCCAGGAAAACGGGCTGTACCGCCAGGAGAACATCATCGAGAAGGTGCTCGTGAACAAGGTCGAGCCCCTGAAGATCGAACTCCAGACTTTTGTCAGGGCGGCACGCGACGGCACGCCCTTCCCGGTATCGCCGGCAGAGGGGCTTGAAAACCTCAGGATCTGCGAGGAGATCAGGGGCAGCCTCTCCATCTGA
- a CDS encoding DegT/DnrJ/EryC1/StrS family aminotransferase, which produces MTIPIARPLLGAEEADAVTAVLASGMIAQGGRTAMFEEQFARYCGARHAVAVNSGTAALHAALLAAGVGPGDEVIVPAFTFFATASSVLMCGATPVFADVDPALFTIDPASVEDLVTPRTKAVIGVHLYGQPCDVGAIREVCDDRHLVFIEDAAQAHGAEYRGQRAGSLGDLACFSFYATKNMATGEGGMVTTSSDDYDARLRRVINHGQSDKYLHTELGYNYRLTDIAAAIGLVQLSKLDGFNRRRQETAAYYDGHIRAPGILTPPVAEGMTHVYHQYVLRVTEEAALSRDAFMARLREKGIGTAVHYPVPLNRQPVFAGLNASCPVAESLAASVFSIPVHPAVTDEERAYICDAINEVI; this is translated from the coding sequence ATGACGATCCCGATCGCACGCCCCCTTCTCGGGGCTGAGGAAGCGGACGCCGTGACGGCGGTCCTTGCATCAGGCATGATCGCACAGGGCGGCCGCACGGCTATGTTCGAAGAACAGTTCGCCAGATATTGCGGGGCCAGGCACGCCGTCGCCGTCAACTCAGGCACGGCCGCCCTCCATGCCGCCCTGCTCGCGGCAGGCGTCGGCCCGGGCGACGAGGTGATCGTCCCGGCCTTCACCTTCTTTGCGACGGCGTCGTCCGTCTTGATGTGCGGCGCAACGCCCGTCTTCGCCGACGTCGACCCCGCACTCTTCACCATCGACCCGGCCTCCGTTGAAGATCTCGTCACGCCGCGGACAAAGGCCGTGATCGGCGTCCACCTGTACGGCCAGCCCTGCGACGTCGGGGCTATCCGGGAGGTCTGCGACGACCGCCACCTCGTCTTCATCGAGGACGCCGCCCAGGCCCATGGCGCCGAATACCGTGGACAGAGGGCCGGGTCGCTCGGCGACCTCGCCTGTTTCTCCTTCTATGCAACGAAGAACATGGCGACAGGCGAGGGTGGCATGGTCACGACGTCCTCGGACGACTACGACGCCCGCCTCCGCCGGGTCATCAACCACGGCCAGTCAGACAAGTACCTCCACACCGAACTCGGCTACAACTACCGTCTCACCGACATAGCCGCTGCGATCGGCCTCGTGCAACTCTCGAAACTCGACGGTTTCAACAGGCGCCGGCAGGAGACCGCCGCATACTATGACGGTCACATCCGCGCACCCGGCATCCTCACCCCGCCCGTGGCAGAGGGCATGACCCATGTCTACCACCAGTACGTGTTGCGGGTGACCGAAGAGGCGGCCCTCTCACGGGACGCGTTCATGGCCCGTCTCCGGGAGAAGGGGATCGGGACCGCAGTCCACTACCCTGTCCCGCTCAACCGCCAGCCCGTCTTTGCAGGCCTGAATGCCTCCTGCCCGGTCGCCGAGTCGCTTGCAGCATCCGTCTTCTCCATCCCCGTCCACCCGGCAGTGACCGACGAGGAGAGGGCGTACATCTGCGATGCGATCAACGAGGTGATCTAG
- a CDS encoding acyltransferase: protein MIEYGINRMGEGARVFEPVTLGFPSRDRLDQKEYPGTVIGKNAVLRSGTIIYCDVEIGDEFSSGHNVLIRERTKIGDHVAVGTSAVIEGDCVLGSHVSLQSMVYIPTNTMIGNNVFIGPNAVLTNDRYPPRGRPPLQGPVVRDGVSIGAGAVILPGITIGEGALVAAGAVVTHDVPARMMAIGSPARFVDLPAGMRD, encoded by the coding sequence ATGATAGAATATGGCATAAACAGAATGGGAGAGGGCGCACGCGTCTTCGAGCCGGTGACTCTCGGTTTCCCCTCACGGGACAGGTTAGACCAGAAGGAGTATCCCGGCACCGTCATCGGGAAGAACGCCGTCCTCAGGTCGGGGACGATCATCTACTGCGACGTCGAGATCGGGGACGAGTTTTCGAGCGGGCATAACGTGTTGATCAGGGAGAGGACAAAGATCGGGGACCATGTCGCCGTCGGCACGTCGGCCGTGATCGAGGGCGACTGCGTCCTCGGGAGCCATGTCTCCCTCCAGAGCATGGTCTATATCCCGACAAACACGATGATCGGGAACAATGTCTTCATCGGCCCGAACGCGGTGCTGACGAACGACCGCTACCCGCCGCGGGGCAGGCCACCCCTCCAGGGGCCGGTGGTGAGGGACGGCGTCTCGATCGGGGCCGGCGCGGTGATCCTCCCGGGCATCACGATCGGCGAGGGGGCGCTCGTCGCCGCGGGCGCGGTCGTCACCCATGACGTCCCCGCCAGGATGATGGCGATCGGGTCGCCGGCACGCTTTGTCGATCTTCCTGCAGGGATGCGCGACTGA
- the glmS gene encoding glutamine--fructose-6-phosphate transaminase (isomerizing): protein MCGIVGYIGWRDAAPLIVEGLKRLEYRGYDSFGVATENGDIRVVKRNGRISDNHLDLSALSGTIGIGHTRWATHGVPNEQNAHPHTDCSGSIAVVHNGIIENYALLRRKLTEKGHHFRSETDTEVIAHLIEEYYTGDLLAAVTETVRHLEGSYAILALAKNDPRIVAARRSSPLVLGIGDGEMLCASDITPLLDHTERAVYLEDGDIAALTPARIDVYHDGMPVERQVDHITWSVDDAKKGGFPHYMLKEIYEQPQAFYNTIKGLEGDSRLAMVRVAPELTVAACGTSYHAALIFRYLAEDYGKKRVNVELASEFKYYAPPIRELVIAVSQSGETADTLAAIDQAKAHNCPALAITNILGSSITRKADWTLFMCAGPEISVAATKSFTAQLAVFMAMVNAMCDREFDDVLAHANCSIERVLSCTLGKAVALISEAQEMFYVGRGVFYPVALEGALKMKEISYIHAEGYAAGELKHGPFALLSPETPVVAICVPGRTYGVMLSNVKEMKARGAPIIGIGIEGDTEVEQVVDVFIPVPDDHQMVQVLTVSVVLQLLAYHTACALNRDIDKPRNLAKSVTVE from the coding sequence ATGTGCGGGATAGTAGGATATATCGGCTGGAGGGACGCGGCGCCCCTGATCGTCGAAGGCCTCAAGCGCCTGGAGTACCGGGGCTATGACTCCTTCGGTGTCGCAACAGAGAACGGGGACATCAGGGTCGTCAAAAGAAACGGGAGGATCTCGGATAACCACCTCGACCTCTCGGCGCTCAGCGGGACCATCGGCATCGGCCACACCCGGTGGGCGACGCACGGCGTCCCCAACGAGCAGAACGCCCACCCCCACACCGACTGTAGCGGTTCGATCGCCGTCGTCCACAACGGCATCATCGAGAACTACGCGTTGCTCAGGAGAAAACTCACCGAGAAAGGGCACCACTTCAGGAGCGAGACCGACACCGAGGTGATCGCACACCTGATCGAGGAGTATTACACAGGCGACCTCCTCGCCGCGGTCACGGAGACCGTCCGTCACCTCGAAGGGTCGTACGCGATCCTGGCCCTCGCAAAGAATGACCCCCGGATCGTCGCCGCCCGCAGAAGCAGTCCCCTTGTCCTCGGCATCGGTGACGGCGAGATGCTCTGCGCCTCAGACATCACCCCCCTTCTCGACCACACAGAAAGGGCCGTCTACCTGGAAGACGGGGACATCGCCGCCCTCACGCCCGCACGGATCGACGTCTACCATGACGGAATGCCTGTCGAGAGGCAGGTCGATCATATCACCTGGAGCGTGGACGACGCGAAGAAAGGAGGGTTCCCCCATTATATGCTCAAGGAGATCTACGAGCAGCCCCAGGCCTTCTACAACACCATCAAGGGCCTCGAAGGGGACAGTCGCCTTGCCATGGTCAGGGTCGCACCCGAACTGACAGTGGCGGCCTGCGGGACGTCATACCACGCCGCCCTCATCTTCCGCTATCTTGCCGAGGACTACGGGAAAAAGAGGGTCAATGTCGAACTCGCCTCCGAGTTCAAATATTATGCCCCGCCCATCCGCGAACTCGTCATCGCCGTCTCCCAGTCTGGAGAGACCGCGGACACCCTTGCGGCGATCGACCAGGCAAAGGCCCACAACTGCCCGGCCCTTGCGATCACGAACATTCTCGGGAGTTCGATCACACGGAAGGCGGACTGGACCCTCTTCATGTGCGCCGGCCCCGAGATCAGCGTCGCCGCCACCAAGTCGTTCACCGCGCAACTCGCGGTCTTCATGGCGATGGTGAACGCAATGTGCGACAGGGAGTTCGATGACGTCCTCGCCCATGCCAACTGCTCTATCGAGCGTGTGCTCTCCTGCACCCTCGGAAAAGCGGTCGCATTAATATCTGAGGCGCAGGAGATGTTCTATGTCGGGCGGGGCGTCTTCTACCCGGTCGCCCTCGAAGGGGCGCTGAAGATGAAGGAGATCTCGTACATCCATGCCGAGGGTTATGCCGCAGGCGAACTCAAGCACGGGCCTTTCGCGCTGCTCTCGCCGGAAACGCCGGTCGTCGCCATCTGCGTGCCGGGCAGGACCTACGGCGTGATGCTCTCCAACGTCAAGGAGATGAAGGCAAGGGGGGCACCGATCATCGGCATCGGCATCGAAGGAGACACCGAGGTGGAACAGGTCGTCGACGTCTTCATCCCTGTGCCCGACGACCACCAGATGGTCCAGGTGCTCACTGTCTCGGTCGTCCTCCAGCTCCTCGCATACCACACCGCATGTGCTTTAAACAGGGACATCGACAAACCAAGAAATCTGGCAAAGAGTGTGACTGTCGAATGA
- the glmU gene encoding bifunctional sugar-1-phosphate nucleotidylyltransferase/acetyltransferase produces MQAVILAAGEGKRLRPLTHAMPKAMVPVANRPILEHIIRALEKNGIREIIVVVGYKKEHVIRHLNTLDIPVRVVVQEKQLGTAHALACAAPLITGDFLLLPGDNYVDTASIARIMREKNAVLTWEHPHPSNFGVLVIKDGLVKEVIEKPQDAPGFTVSTGIFSFDPSFLRYLEETEIPDAVNRMIRAGTPLKAVAAADWQDAVYPWDLLKLNAALLRDVRQERAGRSGPGVVIRGRVSIGKGTTIGPNTSILGPAIIGDDCDIGANCVITSETSIGARARVEPFTMIGQSVLLDDVSIGSHSRIVEAVVGTGSHLGDHATTFPTKTIFSIEREMIGAKFGAVIGDHICSAPFCIFRNCIVGNDVVIDDGKTIYGEIPDGAKLL; encoded by the coding sequence ATGCAGGCAGTCATTCTCGCAGCAGGCGAAGGAAAAAGGCTCAGGCCTCTCACTCACGCAATGCCCAAGGCGATGGTGCCGGTGGCGAACCGGCCGATCCTGGAGCACATCATCAGGGCCCTGGAGAAGAACGGGATCAGGGAGATCATCGTCGTCGTCGGGTACAAGAAGGAGCACGTGATCCGCCACCTCAACACCCTGGACATCCCGGTCAGGGTCGTCGTGCAGGAGAAACAACTCGGCACCGCCCATGCCCTGGCATGCGCCGCACCCCTGATCACCGGCGACTTCCTCCTCCTGCCGGGCGACAACTATGTCGACACCGCCTCCATCGCCAGGATCATGCGGGAGAAGAACGCGGTGCTCACCTGGGAGCACCCGCACCCCTCGAACTTCGGCGTCCTGGTCATCAAGGACGGTCTGGTGAAGGAGGTGATCGAGAAACCCCAGGACGCTCCGGGATTCACCGTCTCGACCGGTATCTTTTCCTTCGACCCATCTTTCCTCCGGTACCTCGAGGAGACGGAGATCCCGGACGCAGTCAACAGGATGATCCGGGCAGGCACGCCCCTGAAGGCCGTCGCCGCCGCGGACTGGCAGGACGCGGTCTACCCCTGGGACCTCCTCAAACTGAACGCCGCCCTGCTCCGGGACGTCAGGCAGGAGCGGGCAGGCAGGAGCGGCCCCGGCGTCGTGATCCGGGGCAGAGTCTCGATCGGGAAGGGAACGACCATCGGCCCGAACACCTCCATCCTCGGCCCTGCGATCATCGGGGACGACTGCGACATCGGCGCAAACTGTGTCATCACGTCCGAGACGAGCATCGGGGCCAGGGCACGGGTCGAACCCTTCACCATGATCGGCCAGTCTGTCCTCCTCGACGACGTGAGCATCGGGTCCCATTCCCGGATCGTCGAGGCAGTCGTCGGGACAGGGTCGCACCTCGGCGACCACGCCACCACCTTCCCCACAAAGACGATCTTCTCGATAGAGAGGGAGATGATCGGGGCGAAATTCGGGGCGGTCATCGGCGACCACATCTGTTCGGCCCCGTTCTGTATCTTCAGGAACTGCATCGTCGGGAACGACGTGGTCATCGATGACGGGAAAACCATTTACGGGGAGATCCCCGATGGTGCAAAACTATTATAG
- the glmU gene encoding bifunctional sugar-1-phosphate nucleotidylyltransferase/acetyltransferase, giving the protein MKCVILAAGEGKRMRPLTAERPKVMLPVANRPMLEHLIAAVRDAGITEIILVVGYGEREVREWFGDGERLGVSIRYVPQRHQLGTADALRSTKGLVTGRFLMLNGDMIVETRDLAALCRMDAPAMAVYESEHPQDYGVVTTDGDRITGLEEKSPNPKSRTINAGVYLFDAGIYDLLEEVSLSGRGEYELTDALAEYIGEGRLRAYRLATWMDVGSPWDLLDASATLLAAMKPTSEGEIEDGVVIHGKLILGKGSVIKAGTYIEGDCIIGEGCTIGPHAYLRGSTAIGDRCHIGHAVEIKNSIIFPETKVPHFNYIGDSVIGSGCNFGAGTKIANLRHDHGTVTASGRSTGRKKFGAIVGDHVLFGINCSVNVGSVIGSYSLIGPHCLVEGTVAERTIIR; this is encoded by the coding sequence ATGAAGTGCGTGATCCTTGCCGCGGGCGAGGGAAAGAGGATGCGCCCTCTCACCGCGGAGAGGCCGAAGGTGATGCTCCCCGTCGCCAACAGGCCGATGCTCGAACACCTGATCGCCGCCGTGCGGGACGCCGGGATCACCGAGATCATTCTTGTCGTCGGCTATGGCGAGAGAGAGGTGCGGGAGTGGTTCGGCGACGGCGAGCGCCTCGGCGTCTCCATCAGGTACGTGCCGCAGCGCCACCAGCTCGGCACGGCCGACGCCCTCAGGTCCACAAAAGGGCTCGTGACCGGGAGGTTCCTGATGCTCAACGGCGACATGATCGTGGAGACCCGCGACCTTGCCGCCCTCTGCCGGATGGACGCCCCCGCCATGGCAGTCTATGAGTCGGAACATCCCCAGGACTACGGCGTCGTCACCACGGACGGCGACCGCATCACCGGCCTCGAAGAGAAATCGCCGAACCCGAAGAGCAGAACCATCAACGCGGGAGTGTACCTCTTCGACGCCGGGATCTACGACCTCCTCGAAGAGGTCTCCCTCTCGGGCCGCGGCGAGTACGAACTGACCGACGCCCTCGCCGAGTACATCGGAGAGGGACGACTGCGGGCATACCGCCTGGCGACCTGGATGGACGTCGGGTCCCCCTGGGACCTCCTCGACGCCAGCGCCACCCTCCTTGCCGCGATGAAGCCGACCTCGGAAGGCGAGATCGAAGACGGCGTCGTCATCCACGGGAAACTCATCCTCGGGAAGGGATCGGTCATCAAGGCCGGCACATACATCGAAGGGGACTGCATCATCGGGGAGGGGTGCACCATCGGCCCCCACGCCTACCTCCGCGGCTCGACCGCGATCGGCGACCGCTGCCACATCGGCCACGCCGTCGAGATCAAAAACTCGATCATCTTCCCTGAAACCAAAGTCCCGCACTTCAACTATATCGGCGACTCGGTCATCGGGAGCGGCTGCAACTTCGGCGCCGGCACCAAGATCGCGAACCTCCGGCACGACCACGGCACCGTCACGGCCAGCGGCAGGTCAACGGGCAGAAAGAAGTTCGGGGCGATCGTCGGCGACCACGTCCTCTTCGGGATCAACTGCTCCGTCAACGTGGGGAGCGTCATCGGGAGTTACTCCCTCATCGGCCCCCACTGTCTCGTCGAAGGGACCGTTGCCGAGAGGACCATCATCAGGTAG
- a CDS encoding phosphopentomutase/phosphoglucosamine mutase — protein MLFGSSGIRREYSGGFADLAIRVGAAAASRGGNAVVGRDARTTGQVLADSVSAGLLSVGCDVYSCGIAPTPTVACAARVHDLGVMITASHNPEEYNGIKLLNPDGSSFTAAQQTAMEEALAQDHWAGWESQGHVHDLDAVSIHKDVILSTLTLPEGLDVVVDCGNGAGSMITPSLLADGGVRPLALNANPNGRFVRPSEPLETNLPYMPAMVRKANAACGIVHDGDADRMMAFDGKGRYIGGDHLLMLFAKYLGARRVVTTADASMAIEEVAEVRRTPVGDTYVSEELLRWGDFGGEPSGAWIFPKNSLCPDGIYAAALLCEIAGEWDIADEVALMPTYPILRDSVRLENARDLMDALGAAVPTDGIRIEEEDGWCLIRASGTEPKIRFTAEGKDAAAAQKMMEQGKARVSAARHGRDLA, from the coding sequence ATGCTTTTCGGCTCTTCAGGGATCAGAAGAGAATATTCCGGAGGATTCGCCGACCTGGCCATCCGTGTCGGGGCTGCGGCCGCATCCCGCGGCGGGAATGCGGTCGTCGGCAGGGACGCCCGGACGACCGGGCAGGTCCTCGCGGACAGCGTCAGTGCCGGCCTCCTCTCGGTCGGATGCGACGTCTATAGTTGCGGCATCGCCCCCACCCCGACGGTCGCCTGTGCCGCACGGGTCCACGACCTCGGCGTGATGATCACCGCCTCGCACAACCCGGAGGAGTACAATGGGATCAAACTCCTCAACCCGGACGGTTCCTCCTTCACCGCGGCCCAGCAGACCGCCATGGAAGAGGCGCTCGCACAGGACCACTGGGCCGGGTGGGAATCCCAGGGGCATGTCCACGATCTCGACGCCGTTTCCATCCACAAAGACGTCATCCTCAGCACCCTCACCCTCCCGGAAGGACTCGATGTCGTCGTGGACTGCGGGAACGGCGCCGGGAGCATGATCACCCCATCCCTCCTTGCCGACGGGGGCGTGCGCCCCCTCGCCCTCAATGCCAACCCGAATGGCCGCTTTGTCCGGCCTTCCGAACCCCTGGAAACAAACCTCCCGTACATGCCCGCAATGGTGCGGAAGGCAAACGCCGCCTGCGGGATCGTCCACGACGGCGACGCCGACAGGATGATGGCCTTCGACGGGAAGGGTCGGTACATCGGCGGGGACCACCTGTTGATGCTCTTTGCGAAATATCTCGGCGCACGCCGCGTCGTCACGACCGCAGACGCCTCGATGGCGATCGAGGAGGTCGCGGAGGTGAGACGAACACCAGTCGGAGACACCTACGTCTCCGAGGAACTCCTCCGCTGGGGAGACTTCGGCGGAGAACCATCAGGGGCATGGATCTTCCCGAAAAATTCCCTCTGTCCTGACGGCATCTATGCCGCCGCCCTCCTCTGTGAGATCGCCGGGGAATGGGACATCGCCGACGAGGTGGCACTGATGCCCACCTACCCGATCCTGAGAGACTCGGTCCGCCTCGAGAATGCCCGCGACCTGATGGACGCACTCGGCGCCGCCGTCCCGACAGACGGCATCAGGATCGAGGAGGAGGATGGGTGGTGCCTGATCCGTGCAAGCGGGACAGAGCCGAAGATCCGTTTCACCGCCGAGGGGAAGGACGCCGCCGCCGCACAGAAGATGATGGAGCAGGGAAAGGCGCGTGTATCCGCGGCCCGCCACGGGAGGGATCTCGCATGA